From the genome of Effusibacillus lacus:
AATTCGTTTGTTGGTAGAAACCGAAGCGCTGCGTCGAATTACCCCACAGCATGATTCGATTATCCGACAGTTGGAGCATTGCTTAAAAATCGCCGATACTCAACTGCAAACAAAGGATTCTATAGGATTGGGCACTACAAATTCCGAGTTTCACTCCATACTCGTTTCTGCTTTGAATAACCGTCGTTTAGTACAGTTGATTGACTCACTTCAGGATACCATAGTTCGTTATCGTTTCTATTCTTTAACAAATCACAAATGGGCGGAAGAATCCGAATCTGAGCATAGGGAAATCGTGGAGTGCTTGAAAAACGGGAATACGGAAGGAGCAATTCAGGTACTACGCAAGCATCTTATGACTGCGAAAGAAGTGTTAGTTTCAATTATCTCAGAAAATGCGTAATCTAAAATCCCGAGAGGAGGTGAAATTCCTCAACAGAAAAAGAAAGCGCTTACATCTAGTGCTTGATGGGTTTG
Proteins encoded in this window:
- a CDS encoding GntR family transcriptional regulator, whose protein sequence is MKDTGLYEEKDIALEPLNDFHPYVPLSEVVFQTLKEAILKGSLEPGLLLSENKIAAKLNVSRTPVREALRRLEQENMVTTLPGRRMIVSIPTVQDVEEIYEIRLLVETEALRRITPQHDSIIRQLEHCLKIADTQLQTKDSIGLGTTNSEFHSILVSALNNRRLVQLIDSLQDTIVRYRFYSLTNHKWAEESESEHREIVECLKNGNTEGAIQVLRKHLMTAKEVLVSIISENA